A single window of Desulfovibrio sp. G11 DNA harbors:
- the lipB gene encoding lipoyl(octanoyl) transferase LipB, with the protein MLAFDLGRTGYEDAFTLQKQVQAMVQSGGDDILLLLEHPPTVSIGKNSGAENVPPHLQDMWNGHVDIVHSTRGGNVTCHFPGQLVAYPVISLKKRSGGIRAYVHDLEEAAIRMLARFGVTAARRQGFPGVWTGERKIASLGIAVSRYVTMHGMALNVAEDLSLFNIISPCGLEGVAATSIARETAGPVPDMPAVKTAFLEEFYHIFQPAGDHAQPLPTLRTAQDLMTLLQDAQRTEK; encoded by the coding sequence ATGCTTGCATTCGATCTGGGCCGCACAGGCTATGAAGACGCCTTTACCCTGCAAAAACAGGTACAGGCAATGGTACAGTCCGGCGGGGACGACATCCTGCTTCTTCTCGAGCACCCGCCCACCGTCAGCATCGGCAAAAATTCCGGTGCAGAGAATGTTCCGCCGCACCTGCAAGACATGTGGAACGGGCATGTGGACATTGTGCACAGCACCCGGGGCGGCAATGTGACCTGCCATTTTCCGGGCCAGCTTGTGGCCTATCCGGTTATCAGCCTGAAAAAGCGTTCCGGCGGCATCCGCGCCTATGTGCATGACCTTGAAGAAGCCGCCATACGCATGCTGGCCCGCTTTGGCGTAACGGCAGCACGCCGTCAGGGCTTTCCCGGCGTGTGGACGGGCGAAAGAAAGATCGCGTCGCTGGGCATCGCGGTGAGCCGCTACGTCACCATGCATGGCATGGCTCTCAACGTGGCGGAAGACCTGTCCCTGTTCAATATTATCTCGCCCTGCGGTCTGGAAGGCGTGGCCGCCACATCCATAGCGCGGGAAACCGCAGGCCCGGTTCCGGACATGCCCGCCGTAAAAACAGCTTTTCTCGAAGAATTTTACCATATTTTCCAGCCCGCCGGGGACCATGCCCAGCCTCTGCCCACCCTGCGGACCGCCCAAGACCTCATGACACTGTTGCAAGACGCGCAAAGGACTGAAAAGTGA
- a CDS encoding transglycosylase SLT domain-containing protein, producing MKRHKTLAILAGCLGSTLLLLGLLAGFVPQHEGYEVRRRASPVVVSLRPEDMPAPIVPQGDGSRQWSLRRAASPVVAPVSLADASSRAETEDGDGFFSQVPAGTGQLASLLALDGFSMPPLLAVQPSRFGDAVDARGLPLRWLAAETLLEGYSPLPPRTGKTAGQGGTRGMSAANAFYGNDMLPPRARRYQQIVESFAGRYNLSTELVYAIIHSESSFSPTLVSHKSAMGLMQILPDTAGGEVHRYLYGRTGDVSFEDLRVPETNIRYGTTYLHILLTRYFAGVHDPRAREYCAVAAYNMGPNRFLRLFGNSPEEAVDAINALTAEQLYEDLTIRLPVAETRAYVAKVARMKGHYAALQ from the coding sequence ATGAAGCGCCATAAGACCCTTGCCATCCTTGCCGGTTGCCTTGGCAGTACATTGCTGCTCCTGGGCTTGCTGGCGGGTTTTGTGCCGCAGCATGAAGGGTATGAGGTGCGCCGCCGCGCAAGCCCTGTTGTGGTCAGCCTGCGGCCCGAAGACATGCCTGCTCCCATCGTTCCGCAGGGCGACGGTTCGCGCCAGTGGTCCTTGCGCCGCGCGGCATCGCCCGTGGTGGCGCCGGTGTCTTTGGCCGATGCTTCGTCACGGGCTGAGACAGAGGACGGCGACGGTTTTTTCAGCCAGGTTCCGGCAGGCACGGGGCAGTTGGCTTCTCTGCTGGCGCTTGATGGATTTTCCATGCCGCCGCTGCTGGCTGTACAGCCCTCGCGCTTCGGGGACGCTGTTGACGCCAGGGGGCTGCCCCTGCGCTGGCTGGCTGCCGAAACATTGCTTGAGGGCTACAGCCCCCTGCCGCCGCGTACCGGCAAGACCGCCGGGCAGGGCGGTACAAGGGGTATGTCTGCGGCCAATGCCTTTTACGGTAACGATATGCTCCCGCCCAGGGCGCGGCGCTACCAGCAGATAGTGGAAAGCTTTGCCGGGCGCTATAATCTGAGCACCGAACTTGTGTACGCCATTATCCACAGCGAAAGCTCGTTTTCCCCCACCCTTGTGAGCCACAAGTCGGCCATGGGCCTGATGCAGATTTTGCCGGACACGGCCGGGGGCGAGGTGCACCGTTATCTGTACGGGCGCACGGGCGACGTAAGCTTTGAAGACCTGCGCGTGCCGGAAACAAATATCCGCTACGGTACGACCTATCTGCACATTCTGCTCACGCGGTATTTCGCCGGGGTGCACGACCCGAGGGCACGTGAATACTGTGCCGTAGCCGCATACAATATGGGGCCGAACCGTTTTTTGCGGCTTTTCGGCAACAGTCCGGAAGAAGCTGTTGACGCCATTAACGCCCTGACAGCAGAACAGTTGTACGAAGACCTGACCATCCGCCTGCCCGTGGCCGAAACCCGCGCCTATGTCGCCAAGGTCGCCAGGATGAAAGGGCATTACGCCGCGCTGCAATAA
- the ispH gene encoding 4-hydroxy-3-methylbut-2-enyl diphosphate reductase has product MNVRRAKTAGFCMGVSLALQKLNTALERRAGQSAGAGRICTLGPIIHNPQVLAEYETRGVVCVNDPAQLRQDDVAVIRAHGITRQVEQAVCASGATVVDATCPKVKKAQLSIARATSQGATLLLFGEEDHPEVRGLISYACGPAHVFGNAVELAALPLDPAQPYVLASQTTQDREIFTSIQESLSRALDDLTILSTICDATRERQEEARNIASSVDVMVVVGGRQSGNTRRLADVAALNGIATYHVESAEELEPKNFANKPRVGLTAGASTPKSLIDAAEKWLSSL; this is encoded by the coding sequence ATGAACGTACGCCGTGCCAAAACAGCGGGCTTCTGCATGGGCGTGAGCCTCGCCCTGCAAAAACTCAATACCGCCCTGGAGCGCCGCGCCGGCCAGAGCGCGGGAGCGGGGCGCATATGCACGCTCGGCCCCATTATCCACAACCCGCAGGTACTGGCGGAGTATGAGACCCGTGGTGTGGTCTGCGTCAATGACCCGGCGCAGCTGCGCCAGGATGATGTGGCCGTCATACGCGCGCACGGCATCACCCGGCAGGTGGAACAGGCCGTATGCGCAAGCGGGGCCACCGTGGTGGACGCCACCTGCCCCAAGGTCAAAAAGGCGCAGCTTTCCATCGCCCGCGCCACATCGCAGGGGGCGACCCTGCTGCTTTTCGGCGAAGAAGATCACCCCGAGGTACGCGGCCTCATATCCTACGCCTGCGGCCCGGCCCACGTATTTGGCAATGCCGTAGAACTGGCGGCCCTGCCTCTTGACCCCGCGCAGCCCTACGTGCTGGCTTCGCAGACCACGCAGGACCGCGAAATATTTACTTCTATTCAGGAAAGCCTGAGCCGCGCCCTGGACGACCTCACGATTTTATCCACCATTTGCGATGCCACCCGCGAGCGGCAGGAAGAGGCCAGAAACATTGCCTCATCGGTAGATGTCATGGTAGTCGTTGGTGGACGACAGAGCGGCAATACCCGGCGACTTGCGGATGTGGCCGCACTGAACGGCATCGCCACCTATCATGTGGAGAGCGCCGAAGAGCTTGAACCGAAAAATTTTGCAAATAAACCCCGTGTGGGCCTTACGGCTGGCGCATCTACGCCGAAAAGCCTGATAGACGCCGCCGAAAAGTGGCTTTCTTCGCTATAA
- the lipA gene encoding lipoyl synthase: MRMPPWLRRPLASDKRFFSTTGLVDDLGLFTVCKAANCPNRQECYSAGTATFLILGETCTRNCRFCNIHPGQTAAPSPDEPERVAKAARTLGLRHIVITSVTRDDLEDGGAGHFARTITAVRMALPQSSIEVLIPDFQGNEQALRTVMDAAPHVINHNVETHPALYSRVRPQARYEQSLELLRRVHAAGGTAKSGLMVGLGETDDQVREVIRDLHAAGCSIITIGQYLPPSKEHHPLDRYVTPEQFEAYADYGKSLGVRHVFSAPLVRSSYQAGSFVQPGA; this comes from the coding sequence ATGCGCATGCCGCCCTGGCTGCGCCGACCACTGGCCTCGGACAAACGCTTTTTTTCCACCACCGGCCTTGTGGATGACCTGGGCCTTTTCACCGTCTGCAAGGCGGCCAACTGCCCCAACCGGCAGGAATGCTACTCCGCCGGAACAGCTACCTTTCTGATTCTGGGCGAAACCTGCACGCGAAACTGCCGCTTCTGTAACATCCACCCCGGTCAGACCGCTGCCCCCAGCCCCGATGAGCCGGAGCGCGTGGCCAAGGCCGCACGCACCCTGGGCCTGCGGCATATTGTCATCACCTCGGTCACGCGGGACGATCTGGAAGACGGCGGAGCCGGGCATTTTGCCCGCACCATCACCGCCGTGCGCATGGCGCTGCCCCAGAGCAGCATCGAGGTACTCATTCCCGATTTTCAGGGCAACGAACAGGCCCTGCGTACGGTTATGGACGCCGCCCCCCATGTGATCAACCACAATGTGGAAACCCATCCGGCGCTGTACAGCAGGGTGCGCCCGCAGGCCCGCTACGAGCAGAGCCTGGAACTGCTGCGCAGGGTACATGCTGCCGGGGGTACGGCCAAAAGCGGCCTTATGGTGGGCCTTGGCGAAACTGATGACCAGGTGCGCGAAGTCATCCGCGACCTGCACGCCGCAGGCTGCTCCATCATCACCATCGGCCAGTACCTGCCCCCCAGCAAGGAGCACCACCCCCTTGACCGCTATGTAACGCCGGAACAGTTTGAAGCCTATGCCGACTACGGAAAATCACTGGGCGTCAGGCACGTCTTTTCTGCCCCGCTGGTGCGCAGCAGCTACCAGGCGGGAAGTTTCGTGCAGCCCGGGGCGTAA
- a CDS encoding OmpH family outer membrane protein, with protein MRIRYFMPLALLLSLMLIACQQGEGSSQAKLAVVDMTRVMRDSEAGKAGVKHLESLQADMQAQLNDIQKRLEQNADDADAQKELQTVYMASQQRMQVEQQNVVNVLYDTMQRIINAYRADKGYALIISSEAAASFDPKADVTNDIITAMDKQKVDFKPAAEAEKAPEAEAGKDAGQAEKPAEKAAEKPAAKADKAAKADKK; from the coding sequence ATGCGTATCCGTTATTTTATGCCGCTGGCCCTTCTGCTGAGCCTGATGCTTATTGCCTGCCAACAGGGTGAAGGCTCGTCCCAGGCCAAACTGGCGGTCGTTGATATGACGCGCGTCATGCGCGACAGCGAAGCCGGCAAGGCCGGCGTGAAGCACCTTGAAAGTCTGCAGGCCGACATGCAGGCCCAGCTGAACGACATCCAGAAGCGTCTGGAGCAGAACGCCGACGACGCCGATGCACAGAAAGAACTGCAGACCGTATATATGGCCTCGCAGCAGCGCATGCAGGTGGAGCAGCAGAACGTTGTGAACGTGCTGTATGACACCATGCAGCGCATCATCAACGCTTACCGTGCCGACAAGGGCTACGCCCTCATCATCAGCTCCGAGGCTGCCGCTTCTTTTGACCCCAAGGCTGACGTGACCAACGATATCATCACGGCCATGGACAAGCAGAAGGTCGACTTCAAGCCCGCGGCCGAGGCCGAAAAGGCCCCTGAAGCCGAAGCCGGCAAGGACGCCGGACAGGCCGAAAAGCCCGCTGAAAAAGCTGCTGAAAAGCCTGCCGCAAAGGCTGACAAGGCTGCGAAGGCCGACAAAAAATAA
- a CDS encoding AEC family transporter, with product MFHAFFAVFPVFCIIALGVLLRARDVLPENAGPVLGVYVLKLALPLLIFHLLAGASPEDLARGGFWLAVIGSQVIVYMLGYVGDRLFCRRGAGPAVISGLSCSACNAAFVGLPIVSNLWPGNSEAMLVAGLAILTPNVVMIMAQTRLDILSGSLAWKGGNPLVFAGSVARIFILGNPILLATLAGGALSLTGLGLWEPLDRAISLVGYTAAPCMLLALGLDLQQKLAVATRRAQGGVLLRQIWFSLCKLVLHPLLCWGIMYALGITGLWLTIGVLISATATALLVSVLAQVYNAVPEEAALTAVVNNGLSILTLTGFVWLFQTLGMV from the coding sequence ATGTTTCATGCTTTTTTTGCTGTTTTTCCGGTGTTTTGCATTATCGCCCTCGGAGTGCTGCTCAGGGCGCGTGATGTATTGCCCGAAAACGCCGGGCCGGTACTCGGCGTGTATGTGCTCAAGCTGGCCCTGCCCCTGCTCATTTTTCACCTGCTGGCCGGAGCGAGTCCGGAGGACCTGGCCAGAGGTGGCTTCTGGCTGGCCGTTATCGGCTCTCAGGTTATTGTCTACATGCTCGGCTATGTGGGCGACAGGCTGTTTTGCCGTCGTGGGGCCGGTCCGGCGGTAATCAGCGGGCTTTCCTGCTCGGCCTGCAACGCGGCCTTTGTGGGGCTGCCCATTGTGTCAAACCTCTGGCCGGGCAACAGCGAGGCCATGCTGGTTGCGGGTCTGGCTATCCTCACGCCCAATGTGGTCATGATCATGGCGCAGACCCGGCTGGACATCCTGTCCGGCTCTCTGGCCTGGAAGGGCGGTAATCCGCTGGTTTTTGCGGGCAGCGTGGCGCGTATCTTCATTCTGGGTAATCCCATCCTGCTGGCTACACTGGCCGGGGGGGCGCTTTCCCTGACCGGGCTTGGCCTGTGGGAGCCGCTGGACCGTGCCATCAGCCTTGTGGGCTACACCGCCGCCCCCTGCATGCTGCTGGCGCTCGGGCTGGATCTGCAGCAAAAACTGGCCGTGGCCACACGCCGCGCCCAGGGGGGAGTGCTGCTGCGCCAGATATGGTTTTCTCTGTGCAAGCTTGTGCTGCACCCCCTGCTGTGCTGGGGGATTATGTACGCGCTCGGCATTACGGGCCTGTGGCTGACCATTGGTGTGCTTATCAGCGCTACAGCTACAGCCCTGCTGGTCAGCGTGCTGGCCCAGGTTTACAACGCTGTGCCGGAAGAAGCCGCCCTGACTGCTGTGGTCAATAACGGCCTGAGCATACTGACCCTCACTGGTTTTGTCTGGCTGTTTCAGACCTTGGGCATGGTTTAG
- a CDS encoding SulP family inorganic anion transporter: protein MRLSAIFPFLSTLKTYSPRDFRADITAALTVTPMAVPQAMAYAIIAGVHPQYGIYACMLPVVMAALWGSSRFMAAGPTNAISMVLFSTMATISVGGTLIINMPEEIRMTYIFGLALFCGLIQVGMGLARLGDLANFISHSVMVAFTTGAALLIGMGQLKTVFGIPGPKKAGFFHQMFDVLHGLPQLNEWCVGLAALTIVLALGLKRISRRFPSSLAALALVTAVSWYLEADKHGVPLVGAIPSVIPPLSMPPAFDLAAVRDLFMPALALALLGTVESLAIGKQLASVKNDNFDGSQELIGQGLGNMAAGITSGIPGCGSFTRSALMVTSGGRTRMGTVFSGLLALPMLFALAPFIAWLPLPALGGILLIIAAQMIDIEAIRLCLVATRIDRLVLSLTFASTLIFDLEKAIFIGVLLSLVLFIYKTAHPRVRRLRPNDPLLREAPADRPDGIAVYVVEGTLFFGAIHELERQLYEEDDEPTRLVVLHLTRVFWLDASGAYALSQFVERCYARSIPVILVVGSRSVNRILQRTGILDYLSNGFVAETINEGLRQAAQLLSRITCRDGLCTYPVPGIAPLAETAAATYAGALPENAAGKDADEDDTPPLLEATEAGAAASTAPTQIDQLPLDMDHHDDEEHGEAGETDGTDATGLESRTDCDGNAHTASSASAASASGPRCEDSAPAGKAVPLPDDAPQGSILIVGPRPPAEFPGVDDLQGPPMPEDERKAP, encoded by the coding sequence ATGCGCCTGTCGGCCATCTTTCCTTTTCTGTCCACACTCAAAACCTACTCGCCCCGGGATTTCAGGGCAGACATAACGGCCGCCCTTACCGTCACGCCCATGGCAGTGCCGCAGGCCATGGCCTATGCCATCATTGCCGGGGTTCATCCACAATACGGCATTTACGCCTGCATGCTGCCGGTGGTCATGGCGGCCCTGTGGGGGTCGTCGCGCTTTATGGCCGCCGGCCCTACCAATGCCATCTCTATGGTACTTTTCTCCACTATGGCCACCATCAGCGTGGGCGGCACCCTCATCATCAACATGCCCGAAGAAATACGCATGACGTATATCTTCGGGCTGGCGCTTTTTTGCGGGCTGATACAGGTGGGCATGGGCCTTGCCAGACTGGGCGACCTTGCCAACTTTATCTCGCATTCCGTCATGGTGGCCTTTACCACGGGCGCGGCCCTGCTTATCGGCATGGGCCAGCTCAAAACGGTTTTCGGCATCCCCGGCCCCAAGAAAGCGGGATTTTTTCACCAGATGTTCGATGTGCTGCACGGCCTGCCCCAACTGAACGAATGGTGCGTGGGCCTGGCTGCCCTGACCATTGTGCTTGCGCTGGGCCTCAAACGCATTTCGCGGCGCTTTCCGTCCTCACTGGCGGCCCTGGCCCTGGTTACCGCAGTTTCGTGGTATCTTGAGGCAGACAAACACGGCGTACCGCTGGTGGGGGCCATTCCCAGCGTCATCCCGCCGCTGTCCATGCCTCCGGCTTTTGATCTTGCTGCCGTGCGCGACCTTTTCATGCCTGCGCTGGCCCTGGCCCTGCTGGGAACCGTAGAATCCCTGGCCATCGGCAAACAGCTCGCCAGCGTCAAGAACGACAACTTTGACGGCAGCCAGGAACTTATCGGGCAGGGGCTGGGCAATATGGCCGCGGGCATTACCTCCGGCATACCGGGCTGCGGCTCCTTTACACGCAGCGCCCTTATGGTCACCTCCGGCGGGCGCACCCGCATGGGCACGGTATTTTCCGGCCTGCTGGCCCTGCCCATGCTTTTTGCGCTGGCCCCGTTCATTGCATGGCTGCCCTTACCCGCGCTGGGCGGCATTCTGCTCATCATCGCCGCACAGATGATCGATATCGAGGCCATACGCCTGTGCCTGGTAGCTACGCGCATCGACAGGCTGGTGTTGTCCCTTACCTTTGCCTCCACACTTATCTTTGATCTTGAAAAAGCCATCTTCATCGGCGTGCTGCTGTCGCTGGTGCTTTTCATCTACAAAACAGCCCATCCCCGCGTACGCCGCCTGCGCCCCAATGATCCCCTGCTGCGCGAGGCCCCGGCGGACCGGCCCGACGGCATCGCCGTATATGTTGTTGAAGGCACACTCTTTTTCGGCGCCATCCACGAGCTTGAGCGCCAGCTTTATGAAGAAGATGACGAGCCGACACGCCTTGTGGTCCTGCACCTCACCCGCGTTTTCTGGCTGGATGCCTCGGGCGCGTACGCCCTTTCGCAGTTTGTGGAACGCTGCTACGCCCGCAGCATTCCCGTCATTCTGGTTGTGGGCAGCCGTTCCGTAAACAGGATACTTCAGCGCACGGGCATACTGGATTATCTGAGCAATGGCTTTGTGGCCGAAACCATCAACGAAGGGCTGCGGCAGGCTGCCCAGCTGCTGAGCCGCATTACCTGCCGCGACGGCCTGTGCACCTATCCCGTGCCGGGCATTGCGCCCCTTGCCGAAACCGCCGCCGCAACCTATGCCGGGGCCTTGCCGGAAAACGCCGCCGGCAAGGATGCAGATGAAGACGACACCCCGCCCCTGCTTGAAGCGACGGAAGCCGGAGCCGCCGCCAGCACCGCCCCCACGCAGATCGACCAGCTGCCCCTGGATATGGACCATCATGACGACGAAGAGCACGGCGAAGCTGGCGAAACTGATGGGACCGATGCAACAGGCCTGGAAAGCCGGACTGACTGCGACGGCAACGCTCACACAGCCTCCAGCGCTTCTGCCGCGAGCGCTTCCGGCCCGCGCTGCGAAGACTCCGCCCCGGCGGGCAAGGCCGTTCCTCTGCCCGATGATGCACCCCAGGGCAGCATTCTTATTGTCGGGCCGCGGCCCCCGGCAGAATTTCCCGGCGTGGATGACCTGCAAGGCCCCCCCATGCCCGAGGACGAACGCAAGGCCCCGTAA
- a CDS encoding chemotaxis protein: MSQTNILLEAGTNELEVVEFYLDEFVPPSTDAPQTDENGQPVAPASYRGYYGVNVAKVLEIIRMPKVTELPEVQHPSVLGAFNLRSRIIPLVDLAMWLGKTHPANEEQPKTIVTEFNNVTTAFMVSGVNRIHRISWEQVEPPNKYVAAVSNNTVIGVVKLEDRIIFLLDLEKVVANLNPKLGLRLDDLGEDWTNKGYRALVADDSALVREMLRDLMEKAGFTVEVVSNGRAAWERLEDIKQRCEDSGRPVSDFVHVMVSDIEMPVMDGLNLTHRIKTDHVLNKLPVILFSSLITDKLRHKGESVGADDQISKPEVTQLARRAMALIRACEEEAAAR; encoded by the coding sequence ATGTCCCAGACCAATATCCTGCTTGAAGCCGGCACCAATGAGCTGGAAGTGGTAGAATTTTATCTTGACGAATTCGTTCCACCTTCCACCGATGCGCCCCAGACGGACGAAAACGGCCAGCCCGTGGCCCCGGCCTCATACCGGGGGTATTATGGCGTCAACGTAGCCAAGGTGCTGGAGATCATCCGCATGCCCAAGGTTACGGAACTGCCCGAAGTGCAGCACCCCAGTGTACTCGGGGCTTTTAACCTGCGCTCCCGCATCATCCCCCTGGTGGACCTTGCCATGTGGCTCGGCAAAACGCATCCGGCCAATGAAGAGCAGCCCAAAACCATTGTGACGGAATTCAACAATGTCACCACGGCTTTTATGGTATCCGGCGTCAACCGTATCCACCGCATAAGCTGGGAGCAGGTTGAGCCGCCGAACAAATATGTGGCCGCCGTCTCCAACAATACGGTCATCGGCGTGGTCAAGCTTGAAGACCGCATCATTTTTCTGCTGGACCTGGAAAAGGTGGTGGCCAACCTCAATCCCAAGCTGGGCCTGCGCCTGGACGACCTTGGCGAAGACTGGACCAACAAGGGCTACCGTGCCCTTGTGGCTGACGACTCTGCCCTGGTACGCGAAATGCTGCGTGATCTTATGGAAAAAGCAGGCTTTACCGTTGAGGTTGTTTCCAACGGCCGCGCCGCATGGGAACGGCTTGAAGATATCAAGCAGCGCTGTGAAGACAGCGGCAGACCCGTTTCGGACTTTGTGCATGTGATGGTGTCGGACATTGAAATGCCGGTGATGGACGGTCTTAACCTCACCCACCGCATCAAGACCGACCATGTGCTCAACAAGCTGCCCGTGATACTGTTTTCTTCGCTCATCACGGACAAGCTGCGCCACAAGGGCGAAAGCGTGGGCGCGGACGACCAGATATCCAAGCCGGAAGTCACCCAGCTTGCCCGCCGCGCCATGGCCCTTATCAGGGCATGCGAAGAAGAGGCCGCAGCCCGTTAG
- a CDS encoding tRNA dihydrouridine synthase: MSKAFSLPVCPCNPASLPIGREHPWLAPLAGYSDLPFRLLCRQYGAAVCVTEMVSAKGLVYQSPGTNELLASLPEDQPLVVQLFGAEAPFLSRAVSLLRDAGYGWFDLNMGCSVAKVLRQGAGAAMLGDTGNILEVARGMIAAAGPGRVGFKLRLGLDDTRPVLPDLALRLEDAGAGWLVLHPRTARQGFGGTAQWEALADLAPRLSIPLLASGDLFSAAEGMACLEQTGAAGLMYARGAMYNPAIFADHAALCAGGHPQAHDAASLKAMILRHMELARLHCPGKAAVWKMRSVVPRYVRALPGARALRQELCRCSTWEELTEALDRCLTV; encoded by the coding sequence GTGAGCAAGGCCTTTTCCCTGCCCGTCTGCCCCTGTAACCCGGCAAGCCTGCCCATTGGTCGCGAACATCCCTGGCTGGCCCCGCTGGCGGGCTACAGCGACCTGCCTTTCAGGCTGCTCTGCCGCCAGTACGGAGCCGCCGTTTGCGTGACGGAAATGGTCAGCGCCAAGGGGCTGGTGTACCAAAGCCCCGGCACCAACGAGCTTCTGGCGAGCCTGCCCGAAGACCAACCGCTTGTTGTACAGCTTTTCGGAGCCGAAGCCCCGTTTCTTTCCCGCGCCGTCAGCCTGCTGCGCGATGCGGGCTACGGCTGGTTTGACCTCAACATGGGCTGTTCTGTGGCAAAAGTGCTGCGTCAGGGCGCGGGAGCGGCCATGCTTGGCGATACAGGCAATATTCTTGAAGTGGCCCGCGGCATGATCGCAGCCGCCGGCCCCGGCCGCGTGGGTTTCAAGCTGCGCCTCGGCCTTGACGACACGCGCCCGGTACTGCCTGACCTGGCCCTGCGGCTTGAAGACGCGGGTGCGGGCTGGCTTGTGCTGCATCCGCGCACGGCCCGTCAGGGTTTTGGCGGCACAGCACAGTGGGAAGCGCTGGCCGACCTTGCCCCGCGCCTGTCCATTCCCCTGCTGGCCAGCGGCGATCTTTTTTCCGCCGCCGAGGGTATGGCCTGCCTCGAACAGACCGGCGCTGCAGGCCTCATGTATGCGCGCGGGGCCATGTACAATCCCGCTATTTTCGCTGATCATGCCGCCCTGTGCGCAGGCGGCCATCCGCAGGCCCATGACGCAGCCTCGCTCAAGGCCATGATTTTGCGCCACATGGAACTTGCACGCCTGCACTGCCCCGGCAAGGCCGCGGTATGGAAGATGCGCAGCGTCGTGCCGCGCTACGTGCGCGCCCTGCCCGGCGCACGGGCCTTGCGGCAGGAACTGTGCCGCTGCTCCACCTGGGAAGAACTGACCGAAGCGCTGGACAGATGCCTGACGGTTTGA
- a CDS encoding BPL-N domain-containing protein: MAWRAVRAMGLPCRLVKGKEIAQGALLGKPHGGNAPDTTQPPAHTEKQPSGRASLLLVPGGNARLKAAGLGDDGIRAVRRWMEEGGNYLGFCGGAGLALSHAAPQQGLGICPWGRAAYPERLHHLISGHARVRVCDNGEFSFRPPPRPNSVSPKKQQAAAAPAARTCPGAGKAAGRVSARCLPLSAGTERPPSLPVWWPGRFAAEDNSGVHVLASYDAPDADFWLADLPLQSIPPHIFGQWQELYGVNLLPDFLKGQPLVVSGRHGRGNYVLSYSHLETPHSPDANAWLAQLLHQLTGLEPDRADVPLWQLRHPCHAWPEDSAPLLNALRHMRDLLDLAVEHHLFFARTHWLWGWRTGLPGAACNNLHAALCTAASLEPSATALAYWRVVRPRFSDLADRFAAGAEGYFLACRLAETLSPSLPDAVNRRGLDCQRHALFGHPMSGGGLMEELLDITEELVFLSQDSTPCDLR; encoded by the coding sequence ATGGCCTGGCGCGCCGTGCGCGCCATGGGACTGCCCTGCCGCCTGGTTAAGGGAAAAGAGATAGCTCAAGGCGCTCTTTTAGGCAAGCCGCACGGCGGCAATGCCCCTGACACTACGCAACCGCCCGCTCATACGGAAAAACAGCCGTCCGGGCGCGCCTCCCTGCTGCTGGTTCCCGGCGGCAACGCGCGCCTCAAGGCCGCCGGTCTGGGCGACGACGGCATACGGGCCGTGCGCCGCTGGATGGAAGAAGGCGGCAACTATCTGGGGTTCTGCGGCGGAGCAGGGCTGGCCCTGAGTCATGCAGCGCCGCAGCAGGGCCTGGGCATCTGCCCCTGGGGGCGGGCCGCCTATCCAGAAAGGCTGCACCATCTTATCTCAGGCCATGCACGGGTGCGCGTCTGCGATAACGGCGAATTTTCCTTCCGCCCACCACCACGCCCCAACAGCGTCTCCCCCAAAAAACAGCAGGCCGCAGCGGCCCCGGCAGCCAGAACCTGCCCCGGCGCGGGAAAAGCTGCGGGCAGGGTTTCCGCTCGCTGTCTGCCCCTGTCCGCCGGAACGGAGCGCCCCCCAAGCCTGCCCGTGTGGTGGCCCGGGCGCTTTGCTGCCGAAGACAACAGTGGTGTGCATGTGCTGGCCTCCTATGATGCGCCCGATGCCGACTTCTGGCTGGCCGACCTGCCGCTGCAAAGCATACCGCCGCATATTTTCGGGCAGTGGCAGGAGCTTTACGGCGTGAACCTTCTGCCCGACTTTCTCAAGGGCCAGCCTCTCGTGGTCAGCGGCCGCCATGGCCGGGGAAACTATGTACTGAGCTATTCACATCTTGAAACACCGCACAGTCCCGATGCCAACGCATGGCTGGCCCAGCTGCTGCACCAGCTTACCGGCCTTGAGCCGGACAGGGCGGACGTACCCCTGTGGCAACTGCGCCACCCATGCCATGCCTGGCCCGAAGACAGCGCCCCCCTGCTGAACGCCCTGCGCCACATGCGCGACCTGCTGGATCTTGCCGTGGAGCACCATCTTTTTTTTGCACGCACCCACTGGCTGTGGGGCTGGCGCACGGGCCTGCCCGGCGCGGCGTGCAACAACCTGCATGCGGCCCTGTGCACGGCGGCCAGCCTCGAACCTTCTGCGACGGCCCTGGCCTACTGGCGCGTAGTGCGCCCACGTTTCAGCGATCTGGCAGACCGCTTCGCCGCCGGGGCCGAAGGGTATTTTCTGGCCTGCCGCCTGGCCGAAACCCTTTCGCCCAGCCTGCCGGACGCCGTGAACAGGCGCGGACTGGACTGTCAGCGGCATGCGCTTTTCGGCCATCCCATGAGCGGCGGCGGCCTTATGGAAGAACTGCTGGATATTACGGAAGAACTGGTTTTTCTTTCGCAGGATTCGACTCCCTGCGACTTGCGGTAA